The following proteins are encoded in a genomic region of Triticum dicoccoides isolate Atlit2015 ecotype Zavitan chromosome 1B, WEW_v2.0, whole genome shotgun sequence:
- the LOC119350413 gene encoding extensin-like — protein MDRSSSSNSGGGGGHNPHLGVNKHGRNIRKATPPPPPQQPPRPPHPQPQPAFHRPPHPQHMPMPPPGPAWADSPVSAYMRILENSLFSATPPGAAAAAAAAAHAHAAAAAAAAGRGPPQHPYHPPPPPVPSPGILPSPTGFLNLLSPTPRSPYPLLSPGFQQPPPLTPNFPMLSPLPGTGILGPGPMPPPPSPGLWFPQSPSGLLSPSGFFPLLSPRWRDM, from the exons ATggaccgcagcagcagcagcaatagcggcggcggcggcggacacaaCCCGCACCTCGGCGTCAACAAGCACGGCCGGAACATCCGCAaagcaacgccgccgccgcctcctcagcaGCCGCCCCGCCCGCCGCACCCCCAGCCGCAG CCCGCCTTTCATCGCCCCCCGCACCCGCAACACATGCCCATGCCTCCGCCGGGGCCCGCCTGGGCCGACTCGCCCGTCTCTGCCTACATGCGCATCCTCGAGAACTCCCTCTTCAGCGCCACTCCTCCCGGGGCTGCCGCGGCGGCGGCCGCTGCCGCTCATGCTCACGCCGCGGCTGCAGCAGCAGCTGCTGGACGGGGCCCTCCGCAGCACCCTTATCACCCGCCCCCGCCGCCGGTGCCGTCGCCTGGGATACTCCCTTCGCCGACCGGATTTCTCAATTTGCTCTCGCCGACGCCCAGGTCGCCCTACCCGCTCCTCTCGCCGGGATTCCAGCAACCCCCTCCGCTCACGCCGAACTTCCCCATGTTGTCACCGCTGCCAGGAACAGGGATCCTGGGGCCAgggcccatgccgccgccgccttcgccagGGCTATGGTTCCCGCAGTCGCCGTCGGGGCTGCTCTCACCGTCCGGATTCTTTCCATTGCTGAGCCCACGGTGGAGAGATATGTAG
- the LOC119337571 gene encoding WEB family protein At3g02930, chloroplastic-like, with amino-acid sequence MLASKPNRASLSEPSNHKEPASSSSSSSSNYSRAHASAPRVSRLAKPAAAAGSSKQAAEARAPSPLHNAARATAASPLDKSVDAAQKPSPGERRLNFKASPHRTSTTPDVRQKTPDRQPRIAKASELQAQLNLVQEDLKNAREHLANIDRDRAQVHDDLVLTKTLADEAYQKLEESLAAQRRAEEALEIERFKSVEREQASIELARRKEEWQRKHADVTKRHAQDVNSLAKVTKELENAKGELAVTAQAKNSALSRADEAEKTTRGNAKRMEILMAEVARLKSETESREKGAEEIIDKLRSEASELRAELQRAMAFQEKLVRAEEVVEGLKVDIAYAKRAEIDADQSAQGWKTKAAALEDRLVAITSLNKSNEEALASLTKSFKEAQSQLLQLTEKAAASEGEASEYKEGFLETNRRLDIVGKEASELQATIDRLRSEHELLNEAHRQVVSNEKAASSQVGRLGGDKVRLQQKLDEAREERNKAKKGVEDVAAALRQVSAEAREAKERVLAKQIELDHAQLQISEMKTATKTAEDKYQLMLQESNCLKKKVEMLESEAKNAKEKYELILNESNYLKKTVERLGSEAKILQDDRVSKEVGFAEMLRRSEEEASYVKSEMSKLMESLAVAEKEVQELKAEKTQLVHQLEEGFNRTMMDATSSSAEQPMVTESSHLKDLLSTKEKEVLALNHQVTELRLREAAALAKADEASKLMDAASSRAEQSMVAESSHLKDLLSTKEKEVLALDHQVTELRLREVAALAKAEEASKLMDAASSSAEQSMAAESSCLKDLLSTKEKEVLALGVQVTELRLREEAALAKADEALKLLAEATARKAGEEEAARSAEKSNTLLVKLEMDTMLQSQRAAEHEAKDAKDNMVQLQSKLRLVESKITEANLTAEEEKISSLRLKETLAEKEEELQSIARENDGLRTREAAARVKADELAAMLAEATAMKGGDQSAGRSPEKQPNVFRKMMCSPMDNAARGDHEDRRNSDRIVQALEEIKHVEVETVRQVKHEREVSVEANSMENSKILEDDLCKGMMSSGVDTESSDDDEIDSQGEDGAADQMGGLLMHGPRSSFKQEHHSHKKKKKALLRKFGSMLKKKAHFTKLNKHS; translated from the exons ATGCTCGCATCCAAGCCCAA CAGGGCAAGTCTGTCTGAACCTTCCAACCACAAGGAACCAGCTAGTTCCAGTTCCAGTTCCAGTTCCAACTACAGCAGGGCTCATGCTTCAGCACCCAGAGTTAGCAGGCTAGCCAAACCTGCTGCAGCTGCAGGATCAAGCAAGCAAGCAGCAGAGGCCAGGGCGCCTTCCCCACTACACAATGCCGCCCGTGCCACTGCCGCCTCTCCGCTCGACAAGTCCGTCGACGCCGCTCAAAAGCCATCACCGGGAGAACGCCGGTTGAACTTCAAGGCCTCGCCGCACCGTACCTCTACTACCCCCGACGTGAGACAAAAAACTCCCGAC AGGCAGCCGAGGATCGCCAAGGCGTCGGAGCTGCAGGCACAGCTGAACCTCGTCCAGGAGGACCTCAAGAACGCCAGGGAGCACCTGGCCAACATCGACAGGGACAGAGCCCAGGTCCATGACGACCTGGTGCTCACCAAGACGCTGGCCGACGAGGCCTACCAGAAGCTCGAGGAGTCCCTCGCCGCGCAGCGGCGAGCGGAAGAGGCACTGGAGATCGAGAGGTTCAAGTCCGTCGAGCGGGAGCAGGCGAGCATCGAGCTCGCCCGGAGGAAGGAGGAGTGGCAGCGGAAGCACGCCGACGTCACGAAACGCCATGCCCAGGACGTCAATTCCCTCGCTAAGGTGACCAAGGAGCTCGAGAATGCCAAGGGTGAGCTGGCGGTGACCGCACAGGCCAAGAACTCGGCACTCAGCCGTGCCGACGAGGCCGAGAAGACCACACGCGGAAATGCAAAAAGGATGGAGATCCTGATGGCTGAGGTGGCCCGGCTCAAGTCTGAGACGGAGAGCAGAGAAAAAGGAGCAGAAGAGATCATCGACAAGCTGCGGTCCGAAGCCTCAGAGCTGCGAGCTGAGCTCCAGAGAGCAATGGCGTTTCAGGAGAAGCTGGTCAGAGCAGAAGAAGTGGTCGAGGGGCTCAAGGTCGACATTGCATACGCCAAGAGGGCAGAGATCGATGCAGACCAGTCGGCGCAAGGGTGGAAGACCAAGGCAGCGGCGCTGGAAGATCGCCTAGTGGCGATCACCTCACTAAACAAATCCAACGAGGAGGCACTGGCGTCGCTGACAAAGAGTTTCAAGGAAGCACAGTCGCAGCTCCTCCAGCTGACAGAGAAGGCTGCGGCATCAGAAGGCGAAGCGAGCGAGTACAAGGAAGGATTCCTCGAGACGAACAGACGTCTCGACATCGTGGGGAAGGAGGCATCTGAACTGCAGGCTACCATTGACAGACTGAGGTCTGAACACGAGCTACTGAATGAGGCACATCGGCAGGTCGTCAGCAATGAGAAGGCAGCGAGCTCGCAGGTCGGCAGGCTCGGCGGAGACAAGGTGAGGCTTCAGCAGAAGCTCGATGAGGCCAGGGAGGAGAGGAACAAGGCCAAGAAAGGCGTCGAAGACGTAGCAGCTGCTCTACGTCAGGTGTCAGCAGAAGCAAGAGAAGCCAAGGAGAGGGTCCTGGCAAAGCAGATCGAGCTGGATCATGCACAGCTTCAGATATCCGAGATGAAGACCGCGACAAAGACCGCAGAAGACAAGTACCAGCTGATGCTTCAAGAATCCAACTGCCTGAAGAAAAAAGTTGAGATGCTGGAATCAGAGGCCAAGAATGCAAAAGAGAAGTACGAGTTGATTCTTAATGAATCCAACTACCTCAAGAAAACAGTCGAGAGGTTGGGTTCAGAAGCCAAGATTTTACAGGATGATCGGGTGTCGAAGGAGGTCGGGTTTGCGGAAATGCTCAGGAGATCAGAGGAGGAGGCAAGCTATGTCAAGTCAGAAATGAGCAAGCTCATGGAGTCGCTTGCAGTTGCAGAGAAGGAGGTGCAGGAGCTCAAGGCAGAGAAAACACAGCTGGTTCATCAACTGGAAGAAGGATTCAACCGTACCATGATGGATGCCACAAGCTCGAGTGCAGAACAACCAATGGTGACCGAGAGCTCCCACCTCAAGGATCTCCTGTCAACCAAGGAGAAGGAGGTGCTTGCTTTGAATCATCAGGTCACTGAGCTGCGGCTCAGAGAGGCAGCCGCTCTGGCGAAAGCCGACGAAGCCTCAAAATTGATGGATGCCGCAAGCTCAAGGGCAGAACAATCAATGGTGGCCGAGAGCTCGCACCTCAAAGATCTGCTGTCAACCAAGGAGAAGGAGGTGCTTGCTTTGGATCACCAAGTCACTGAGCTGCGGCTCAGAGAAGTGGCCGCTCTGGCGAAAGCCGAGGAAGCCTCAAAATTGATGGATGCCGCAAGCTCGAGTGCAGAACAATCAATGGCAGCCGAGAGCTCATGCCTCAAGGATCTGCTGTCAACCAAGGAGAAGGAGGTGCTTGCTTTGGGTGTTCAAGTCACTGAGCTGCGGCTCAGAGAGGAGGCCGCTCTGGCGAAAGCCGACGAAGCCTTGAAATTGCTGGCAGAGGCAACGGCGAGGAAAGCCGGAGAGGAAGAGGCAGCTAGGAGTGCTGAGAAGTCCAACACACTACTCGTCAAGCTGGAGATGGACACCATGCTCCAATCACAGAGAGCGGCGGAGCACGAGGCGAAGGATGCCAAGGATAACATGGTGCAGCTGCAGAGCAAGCTGAGGCTGGTGGAGTCCAAGATCACTGAGGCCAACCTGACGGCAGAGGAAGAGAAGATCAGCAGCCTGAGGTTGAAGGAGACActggccgagaaggaggaggagctccagaGCATCGCACGGGAGAATGATGGCCTGCGGACGAGGGAAGCGGCTGCACGAGTGAAGGCCGACGAGCTGGCTGCAATGCTCGCAGAGGCCACCGCCATGAAAGGAGGAGATCAGTCAGCTGGTCGGAGCCCGGAGAAGCAGCCAAATGTGTTCCGGAAGATGATGTGCTCGCCGATGGACAACGCCGCGCGAGGCGATCATGAAGATCGCAGGAACAGCGATAGGATCGTCCAAGCGCTCGAGGAGATCAAGCATGTGGAAGTGGAGACGGTCAGGCAGGTGAAACATGAAAGAGAGGTGTCAGTGGAGGCTAACTCCATGGAGAACAGCAAGATCCTAGAAGATGACCTGTGCAAAGGGATGATGAGCAGTGGCGTAGACACCGAGTCGAGCGACGACGATGAGATCGATTCGCAGGGAGAAGACGGAGCTGCAGATCAAATGGGTGGCCTTCTGATGCATGGACCGAGATCATCTTTCAAGCAGGAGCATCACAgccataagaagaagaagaaggcattgCTGAGGAAATTCGGGAGCATGCTGAAGAAGAAAGCTCACTTCACCAAGCTGAACAAACACTCCTAG